The nucleotide window GGCGAATCACCCGTTGCGAGCCGATTATCTTCACGCCCTGGCGATGCTATTGGTGCGTGAAAAAAAACCGGCCGAAGCCAAACCGTTGCTCGAGGAATCGCTGGCGATCGATCGCCGCGTATTGGCGCCGGGCCATCCGGCGACGGTCATGGTGATGGAAGATCTGGCAAGCCTGCTGGAGAAGATCGGCTCGACCGAGCAAGCGGCTAAGCTGCGAAATGAGGCAAAGCAGCTTCATCGCAAGCCTGCGGAAACACATTGATCTTGCAATCCAACTTTCAAACCGCAGACGGCCGCCGGCCATCCGCTAGCGGCCTTTTCCGTGCATCTTGACACCCTATCAGGGCATCGGTATGTTTATTGGATTGCCCAAGGTGCACTAAGTTGTGTGCCAAGAATGATTTTCGACCGGAAAACCGTCGAGCAGCCGGCATGCTGCTCAACGGCGCGGAGTGAGAGTCTATCTCAAAATGGGTTTGCGGTCCCGTCGGGGGGCCACCCAGAAGCCGCCGCTCTCGCGGCGGATTGTGGATTTTTGAGATGTCGCTCGGCGGGACTTGTTCCCGTTTTTTTATTGGTAGATCGATGTTTCGAGTTGAACGGGGGGAGCCCAGCGCCATTCGCGATGCGGTCGTTGGCGATCGAGGAGGGGCGGTAAGAACCAAGACAGCCATAATAAGACAGCCATAATTTAATCAGCAATCGGTGAGGCGGTGCAAAACCAGGCAATGCATATTGCGGCGGCGCATTTTGCGGTATCGCAAATCTCGGCAGCGCAATTTGCGGCAGCGCAATTTGCGGCAGTGCAATTGTCACGGGGACGATACCAGCTTGCCGCTCAGCTCCGGTTCGCTTGAACCGGCTCGGGGCGCGGCGGTGCGACCGCAATCGCGGGGAAAGTGAAGACCGACATGAACGCCGGCGAAGTCTTGCGAATCGTGGATGCGATCCACAGGGATAAAAATATCGGCAAGGAAATTGTCTTTCAGGCCATCGAGGCAGCGCTCGTGTCGGCCGCAAAGAAGCAATACGGCGAAGACCAGGAAATCGTTCTGAATATCGACCGCAAGGACGGCGCGATCTCCGGCACCCATAATGGTGTGCCGCTCGATCCCGAGGAAACAATGGGCCGCATCGTCGCCCAAACCGCCAAGCAAGTCATTATCCAGAAAATCCGCGAAGCCGAACGCGACGCCCTCTACGACGAATACTTCGAGCAGATCGGGCAACTCGTATCGGGCATCGTCCAGCGCTATGAGGGAAGCGCCGCCACGGTGAGCCTTGGCAATAGCGAGGCCCTGCTGCCGCGCAGCGAACAAATTCCAGGCGAAACGCATCATCCCAACGAACGAGTTCGGGCCACCGTGTGCGAGGTGCGCAAGGCCGGAAGCCGCGTGAAGATCATCCTCAGCCGCACCCGCACCCACTTGGTGCAGCGGTTGTTCGAGCAAGAAATTCCCGAAATTGCCGAAGGCGTGATCGAAATCCGCGCCATTGCCCGCGAGCCCGGCTATCGCAGCAAGGTGGCCGTGAGCAGTTCGGACCAGCGCGTCGATTGCGTCGGAGCCTGCGTCGGCGTGCGCGGAAATCGGATCAAGAACATCGTCGACGAACTTGGCGGCGAACGGATCGATATCGTCCGCTGGAGCGACGAACTGCATGTGCTGATTCCAAACGCGTTGCAGCCCGCCGAAGTCGAAGAGGTGATCCTGTGCCAGATGCTCGGCCGGGCGATCGTGCTGGTGCGCGAGGACCAACTGTCGCTGGCCATTGGCCGCCGCGGGCAAAACGTCCGGCTGGCCAGCAAGCTGTGCGGGTGGGACATCGAAATCATGACTCGCGAAGAGCTCGACGAGCAGATCGGCCGCGCGGTTTCCGGATTTTCGGAACTCGACGGGGTCGATGAAATGCTGGCCGACAAATTGGTCGGCGAAGGATTCTTGTCGTACGACGATTTGTCGGTGATCGAACCCGATGCATTGATGGAAATGGGGGGATTGTCGGCCGAGCAGGTGGATACGATCGTCGCCCAAGCGGAAGTTAAAGCGAAGGAAGCCGAGGCTGCAGCCGCCGACGAACGCCGCCGGCAACGCGAACAGGAGCGCATCGAAGCCGCGACCGCCGAAGCCGATGCGCTCGAGGCCGCTGCAAAAGCGGCCCGCGAGGCTGCCATTCGCGAGACGGCCGCCGAAGCAACCTTCGCCGCCCGACCGACGGGCGAGTCGCCTGCCGCGGAGCCGCCGGCAAGCGAACAAACGCCTGCCGACGATGGGGCACCCGCCCGGCCCGCCGGAAACGGCAGCCACGGCGAACCGCCGGCCGGCGAAACGCAGCCGAGCCCCGGCGGCGGTGCGGAGCCGAAAGAGGGCGGGGCGGGCTGAGTCGCATTTGGGCCAATGCACCATTCGCCTCAGCCAGCGACTGGGCCGGGCTGGCCAGATGCAACCAAGCCCGCCCCGAACGGCGATTTCCGGCTCGTGGCCGGCTGATGATTTGATGCACGCGGTATAATTGTCGATATTGTGGTTCGTCAGAAATCAAAGACACAGCCTCGACCATCCTGTCGCGTCCCCTATGCTCCGTTCGCCAAAGGCATTGCCGGGAGAGTTGGACTATGATTTAGGTTAAACGACCGTTCGCTGCCGTCGCGATCGACACGTCGCGCGTGTTCTTAGTCGCCGGCAGCGGCACTCCGGAGAAGATCACTTGCCCGTTCGTATCTACAGCTTGGCCAAAGAACTCAGGATCGATAGCAAAGAGCTGGTGGAGCTATGCACCAAGGCTGGCCTCAGCGGCAAGGCATCTCCGTTGGCAAGCCTTGCCGACGACGAGGTCGTTCGGCTGAAGGAGTACCTTGCGAATCGCGGGTCTCGGCCGGCCGGCCCTAGCGCGCACGCGCCGGCGCCCGTTCCTGTGCGGAGCCCGAAGCCGGCGCCCATCGCAGCGCCTGCGAAGGCGCCTGCGGCCCCCGTCGCGCCGATCGAGCCCGACGTGATGCGGCGCGAAGATTATATCGCTCCGGGCGGAGTTTCCGCGCGTCCGCCGGTGATCGAAATCAAGGCCGAGCGGCCGAGCGAGCCACGCAAACGGCCGATCGACGGCGACGGAGCCAAGCCGGCGGTAAAGAGCGGTCCGGCCATCAAACTGGCGCCGATGCCGCCTTCGATGTTGCCGCCGCCGAAGCCGGTGGAAGCGGAGCTCGCCCCTCAAAAACCCGATCTAAAGCTCCCGGTCGACGCGATTCGCGCTGGCCGCAGCGGCGCTAAGCCCTTGTCGGAACATCTGCGAAAGCACGAGCAAAAGCGCAAGGCCGAGACGCGTCCCGGAGCGGGCCTGGCCCCGGGCCGCGGACCTGCTGGAGCGC belongs to Pirellulales bacterium and includes:
- the nusA gene encoding transcription termination factor NusA, with translation MNAGEVLRIVDAIHRDKNIGKEIVFQAIEAALVSAAKKQYGEDQEIVLNIDRKDGAISGTHNGVPLDPEETMGRIVAQTAKQVIIQKIREAERDALYDEYFEQIGQLVSGIVQRYEGSAATVSLGNSEALLPRSEQIPGETHHPNERVRATVCEVRKAGSRVKIILSRTRTHLVQRLFEQEIPEIAEGVIEIRAIAREPGYRSKVAVSSSDQRVDCVGACVGVRGNRIKNIVDELGGERIDIVRWSDELHVLIPNALQPAEVEEVILCQMLGRAIVLVREDQLSLAIGRRGQNVRLASKLCGWDIEIMTREELDEQIGRAVSGFSELDGVDEMLADKLVGEGFLSYDDLSVIEPDALMEMGGLSAEQVDTIVAQAEVKAKEAEAAAADERRRQREQERIEAATAEADALEAAAKAAREAAIRETAAEATFAARPTGESPAAEPPASEQTPADDGAPARPAGNGSHGEPPAGETQPSPGGGAEPKEGGAG